The genomic segment AGCACCCACAAACCTGTAAGGAATCAAGAAAGTTTTAGTAAGGCTGGCATTTGTCAGTTTTATTGGAATATATACCCTACTTTTCATCTTATCGTCCCCTGAAAACCCTATCTCTAAATAGTTACACATTTCAAGGACGTTTTTATATCACGCTTTATACGATACGATTGAGTTCGATTTTAGCGCAATTACTTCTAGGATTAGGTTAATAGTTTGGGACCtgaattttgaatttagttTACCGTCTGAATCTCAGGGAGAGAGTTAGGCGACGGGTTTATTATAAATTGGGTTTGAATTTAGTCATTTACATACGCTTGAATTTATTTAccattttatttagatttgtttttggaatttttatttttattatttttttttatatggaattcTATACGCTTTGAATATACCTTGTTTTCACATTGTGTGCGACATATTTTATGGTGAGGGGGGTGTGTGTTAATTTACGCTTTCGTTTAATTTGCTACTTATATAGGCAATGGTATTGACCAGGCAAGGAAGTAGGCAACAGTCGGAGATGGAGAACGACGTTCCAGTTTCCACATCGGGAGCAGACACTCGTCCGATGGCAGAAAACACCGCTGTGACCGCTTCGACCGCAATCCATAGCAGCGCCGCTCTAACCACCACGACAACATCGTCTATAGCACCACATGTATCAAGTGACGTGTCATTTAATTCTGATGTCCTAAACAATACAGTGATTTCACCCGCCTTCGCTAGCCGGACAGCGCAAGGCATACGCAGAGACTTCCGAAGAGAGAACATGGAGTTCCAGATGGAACCAGGATATGGTGATGGCATACACGAAATGATCGCATCCGTTGGCGTAGCTCAAGCGCAGTTGATGAGGAGCGTGGAGGAAATAATGCAATTGGGGAGTGCATTAAACCAGCGAATGGATAGTGTAAGGCACAGTATTCCGCCCATAGCGGCACTTCAGCCTCCTCCGAGTATGCCTAGACCAGATGTTCACGTCAGAGCAGAGCACCAAGGTATGCCGCCACCACCAAGATTTGACCAAGCTAGGGAGTCCGGCCAGTGGCCAGGTTTCCGCAATCCACCACCTTTGACGGGGCCAGGAACAGCAAATAGGCCAGCACCCAACAACAATGCTTATATACATGAGCGCTTCAATCGCGATGTAACGCAACCACCGGAAGCTTTTTACTGGCAGTCTTCACAAAATACGCCTTATTCATATATACCATCCCCAGGTCCAAGAATGGATTTGCAGAAATGGGGAATAAAGTTTGACGGCAGCGGCAAAACGATGGATGCCGAAGACTTCGTGTTCCGAGTAGAATCAATGAGGCAGGATTATGTATATCCTTTCGAAGCGTTGGTTAAGAATTTTCCACAACTGCTAGATGGAACCGCTTTAGATTGGTACTGGCAGCAgcgaagaattgcgcctttccAAAGCTGGGATGATCTGAAAAATGCCTTTTTGTGCCAATTTAGACGATTCGAGAGCGAATTTCAGATTCAAAAAAGAATTATGGACCGCCGTCAACAACCACAAGAATCGTTTGAAGATTTCTTCAATGCTGTTGTGAAACTTAGGAATCAGCAGAGATTTCCGTATTCTGAACGTGACCTAGTGGAGATAATGAAAGGCAATTTGAAATCTGCCTTGGCAGCTCTGATTTTTCCCATAAAACTCCGTGGCTTGAACCACTTCAGACAGGAAGTAAAGCGTGCAGAAAGCATGTTAGCTAACCAGCGGCAAGCCTACCAACAAAGGTCTTTTCAAGCTCCAAGAGTGCATGAGCTCTACTACGAAGAAGCAAATATGGAGACGGTGCATGAAGCGGTGAACCTAGAGGTGGACGCCTTGAAAGACACTACCAAATACACCTGCTGGAATTGTCGgaagtcgggtcacagctacatAGAGTGTCCTGTACCCATGGGTCGAGTTTTCTGCTTTCGATGTGGTAAAGAGGGAGTTGTTACACCAAAGTGTCCTAAGTGTCAGGGAAACTTGACACGGAGCGCGCCTCGTACTGCGGAAGCGCGTTCCACACAGACAGAGATCCCGCAGCAGTAAGAGAGGATTCTGAAGAAACACCTGACATTTCCAATACAACTCCAATTACAATTCTGGTTAATCCAGAAGCGAAAACCTTGAAGATAGAGAGCCAGGTTAGAGAGTTGAAACCCTTGCATGTGCGTGTGAAGGAATATGAAGAGGCTAGAGCAAGAATTTTTGGTCAGGTTTCTACAAAAGTTAAAAGAGCGCGAGAACGTTATAAGCGCAGGAAACAGATCCGTCACGCTATTGCTTCTGCGTCTTTGTATGAAGGTGACGATGCGAGGCTTTACACGAAAATTCGAATCCAGGGCGCTGATATAGAGGGTTTGCTTGATAGTGGTGCCACCGTTTGTTGCCTAGGTAAGGACTGCATTGAATTTACAAAGAGAGTTGGCATTGAAGTCCAGAATTTCTATTCTTTCATTAGCACTGCTGATGAGACCCCACACAGGATGGTTGGCAAATTTAGCGTTCCAATTACCTTCAATAACCGAACCCGGGAGATCACTTTCTACCTTGTACCCACTTTGAAGAAAGAACTATTCCTCGGAGTAGATTTCATGAAGGCCTTCGGCTTGTTCGCATCGGTGGAAAGCCTTACTACCAACAGTGTTAGCTTATGTGATGAAGCGGATGGTGGGGCTGATGATGACAAAAAGATGCATAGCCTATCTGATCTACAACGGCAACGTTTGGAGATGATAATGGCCAAATTCCCCTGCTATACCAAGAAGGGCTTGGGTAAAACAAAGTCTGAAGTCCACACCATCGATACCGGCGACGCAGTACCTGTGAAGAGTAAGCATTACCCAGTTTCACCGGCAGTGCAAAAGTTGATGTACGCGGAGCTGGATAGGATGTTGGCCATGGGAGTCATTGAGCCTAGTGAAAGCGCATGGAGTCACCCGGTAACTCTTGTCCGCAAGGGGGAGAAGAACCGGCTATGCTTGGACGCACGGAAGCTCAATGCCCTGACGACCAAAGACGCTTATCCGCTCCCGCACATTGAAGGGTTGCTGAGCCGGCTGGGTGATACATACTACATCTCGAGTGTCGACTTGAAGGACGCATTCTGGCAGATACCATTGGATCATTCAAGTAGAGAAAAGACAGCGTTCACCGTGCCGGGGAGACCACTTTACCATTTCACGGTAATGCCTTTTGGGTTGTGCAACGCAGCTCAAAGGTTGTGCCGTTTAATGGATAAAGTGATCCCTTCAGCAATACGTGATCGTGTATTTGTCTACTTGGATGATCTGCTGATTGTTTCGCCAGACTTCGACACCCACATGGTACTGCTCGAGCGCGTAGCAAAGTTATTAGACGAAGCCGGGTTGACAATTAACGTGGCTAAGTCTAAATTTTGCTTTAAGGAGCTTCGTTACCTAGGCTACATTGTTGGTGGAGGAGAGCTCAAACCGGATCCAAGCAAGGTGGATACCATAACTCGGTTCAGTTATCCGAAGACGGCCAAACAGGTCCGTAGCTTTATGGGCGCAACGGGTTGGTATAGACGATTTATACCCAATTATGCCACCATTGCGGCACCAATTTTCGACACTTTAAAGAAGTGCAAACATTTCGTTTTTACCGATGAGGCTAAGTCAGCGTTTGATAATTTGAAAAATGCCCTTGTCACAAGTCCTATTTTGAcacatcccaattttgagaaacaTTTCTTTGTACAGTGTGATGCCTCCGACCTTGGAATTGGAGCTGTCCTTTTTCAGAAGGACGAAGAAGGCGCAGAGCATCCAATAGCGTACTTCTCCCAGAAGTTGACGTCTGCTCAGCGGAATTATTCCGTAACGGAAAGAGAATGCTTGGCCGTGGTAATGGCGGTGAAGAAGTTTCGCCCCTATCTCGAATTAATGCCTTTCACCATTATCACGGACCATAGTAGTTTGAAGTGGCTAATGTCGCATAAGGACCTTAGCGGACGCTTAGCTAGGTGGAGTCTGCATCTCCAGTCGTTTTCTTTTAAGGTGGAGCACCGGCAGGGTTCCCAAAATGTAGTGCCAGATACCCTGTCCAGATATGGCATGGAGGAGTTGTCGACTGATCTCGAATCTCTGATAGATTTGTCCGCGGAGGTTTTTAAGTCGGATGATTATAGTGAACTCATTTCCACTGTGTTGAAGAATGCTGACAGTTTGCCAGATATTAAAGTTGTAGACGGGTATGTCTACAAAAGGACCCAGCACTACGATGGCGTGCCTATTCACGAAGATTTTTCGTGGAAGCTATGGGTTCCCCAGGAATTGACCGCCGGTATCATTGAGAAATCTCACTGTCCGCCGCAAGCTTCACATGGCGGCTTTCACAAAACTTTGAGAAGGATAAGGGGGTATTTCTATTGGCCCAACATGACCACACAGGTTAGGGAGTTTGTGCAAGGTTGCGAAATGTGTAAGTCTACAAAACCGGCAAATACTACTCTTCGTCCTCCTATGGGAAAAGAGGCCATAGTTGAGAGACCCTTTCAACGAATATATATAgatttcttaggcccatacccTCGCTCGAAGAATGGGAactcttttatttttatcgTGTTGGACCATCTAAGCAAATACGTTTTGTtgaaggcaatgacaaaggcgAGCTCTAAGAATGTGATAAAGTTCCTGGTTTCTGAGGTCTTCCATAAATTTGGTACGCCCGAGACAATTGTGTCCGATAACGGGCAGCAGTTCGTTAGTAAGGAATTTCAGGAGTTGATGAGGAATTTCGGAATTAACCACCTTAGAACGGCTACGCACTCTCCCCAAGCGAATGCTTCGGAGAGAGTTAATCAGTCCATCTTGGCGGCTATACGGTCGTATTTGAAAGAGAGCCATCAGGATTGGGATAAATATCTGTCCGAAATAGAATGCTCATTGCGTTCCTCTATACATTCGTCCATCGGGGTTACACCTTATTTCGCACTATTTGGAATGAATATGATCAGTCATGGTAGCGTCTACGCCCTAGCCAGGAAGTTGCAGCTCCTGAATGACCCTGAGAGTGAGATAATTCCAAAATCGACTAAACTGGAGATTATACGTAAAGGTATCAAGGAGAGCCTTCATAAAGCCTATTTGGGCAATGAAAAGAAATACAATATGCGCAGTAGAATTGTCAAGTTCATACCAGGACAGGAAGTATACCGTAGAAGCTTCCAACAAAGTGATTTCAAGAATCAGTTTAACGCGAAATTCGGTTTGAAGTTTCACAAATGCCGGATAGTAAGACCGGTTGGTAACTGTCTCTATGAGGTCGAAGATTTAAAAGGCAAGCCTCTGGGTGTTTATCACATGAAGGACTTGAAGCAATGAGATATCTGTGATAACTCCGTTCAGTGTatgatattttctttatttttgtctCTGGGATTGAACCAGACGACTTCTAATGAGGAGTCAATTTTTTCGGCGGCGATTGAGGAGGAGATATAGTTTCGACTATTGTATCATTGATACGGTGTCGTTTTGGCAGCTAGAATATGGCtggaaatttttattctttCACAGTACGTGGAGTTTCTTTTGCAACAGTGGTTTGAATCGAAAGGCTTCaaactctgtttttttttcggtggCGTTTAGAGGGAAGTGGAAAGTACCAGCTCTTTGGTGAGGTCCATAGGATCTTTGCAGTTCGAGTGCAATTGGTTTTTTACTTTATGGGTCAGACGATTCCAGACCCAGATTTTTCGGTGGTGATAGAGAGGAGATACTATATACTCAGATAGTACAGGCAAGACGATCGGTGTATTTTCTTTACAAAGGCCTGAAGACCGTACCAGTTTTGGCTATAGGCCTCAGGGCACGACAAACTACTACGGCAACAACCACAACCTGAGCTGTGGTATTTCACTTAATAGTTGTTTCTTATTGGTTTTTGTTCGAACTCCCCCCAGGGTGGAAAGAAATATTGTCCTAGTTCCTACGCTATACCTGCTGTATACAGGGATGAGACACTTACCGTTTTTGCTGTCTGGGTAG from the Stomoxys calcitrans chromosome 1, idStoCalc2.1, whole genome shotgun sequence genome contains:
- the LOC131995808 gene encoding uncharacterized protein LOC131995808, which translates into the protein MVLTRQGSRQQSEMENDVPVSTSGADTRPMAENTAVTASTAIHSSAALTTTTTSSIAPHVSSDVSFNSDVLNNTVISPAFASRTAQGIRRDFRRENMEFQMEPGYGDGIHEMIASVGVAQAQLMRSVEEIMQLGSALNQRMDSVRHSIPPIAALQPPPSMPRPDVHVRAEHQGMPPPPRFDQARESGQWPGFRNPPPLTGPGTANRPAPNNNAYIHERFNRDVTQPPEAFYWQSSQNTPYSYIPSPGPRMDLQKWGIKFDGSGKTMDAEDFVFRVESMRQDYVYPFEALVKNFPQLLDGTALDWYWQQRRIAPFQSWDDLKNAFLCQFRRFESEFQIQKRIMDRRQQPQESFEDFFNAVVKLRNQQRFPYSERDLVEIMKGNLKSALAALIFPIKLRGLNHFRQEVKRAESMLANQRQAYQQRSFQAPRVHELYYEEANMETVHEAVNLEVDALKDTTKYTCWNCRKSGHSYIECPVPMGRVFCFRCGKEGVVTPKCPKCQGNLTRSAPRTAEARSTQTEIPQQ